Genomic window (Thermanaeromonas sp. C210):
GGGCCGGTGTGCCGGGGCGGGAAGTAGATGCCTTGGCCCGGGTTTATCTGGAGGGAGAAGGATTCAAGGAGAATTTCTCCCATGGCCTGGGACATGGAGTAGGCCTTGAGGTCCACGAGGGCCCGAGTTTGAGTCCCCGGGCGGAGGAACCCCTGGAGGCGAGTATGGTGGTGACGGTAGAGCCGGGCGTTTACATAGCCGGGTGGGGCGGGGTACGCATCGAGGATGTGGCCCTGGTGGGCCCGGAAGGCTGCCAGGTCTTGTCCCGCGCCAGCAAGGAATTCCTGGTATTGTAGGAGGTTGGACAGGCTTGATTTCCACCAATGATTTTCGTACCGGTTTGACCATTGAAGTGGATGGCGAAGTTTATACGGTTCTCGAGTTTATGCACGTAAAACCGGGTAAAGGTGCAGCCTTTGTCCGTACCAAGCTCAAGAATCGCCGGACCGGTGCCGTGATCGAGCGGACTTTCCGGGCGGGCGAAAAGGTTAACCGCGCCCACGTGGAGCGCCGCAAGATGCAGTATCTGTATAATGACGGCGATACCTACTACTTTATGGATACCGAGACCTTTGAACAGTTCTCCCTGCCCCGGGAGCAGCTGGACGAGACAACCAAGTAT
Coding sequences:
- the efp gene encoding elongation factor P, translating into MISTNDFRTGLTIEVDGEVYTVLEFMHVKPGKGAAFVRTKLKNRRTGAVIERTFRAGEKVNRAHVERRKMQYLYNDGDTYYFMDTETFEQFSLPREQLDETTKYLKDDMVIDVLFYQGETLGIELPNFVELKVVETEPGIKGDTASGGSKTAVVETGAVVQVPLFVEVGDVIRIDTRTGAYIERV